The following are from one region of the Polaribacter marinaquae genome:
- the gldG gene encoding gliding motility-associated ABC transporter substrate-binding protein GldG — protein sequence MNKSIKNISIVIVLLISINLLNQSFYKRFDITKDKRYTLSETTKSSIAKVDKNLFITVYLEGDFPSEFKRLQVETQQYLEELSSENSRIKINFENPDNQREALIKKGMMPSQLTVEEDGKMSEAIIFPWAEVSLGSKSTVVSLLPNAIVASQEEQLQKAIENLEYSFTNAIHTIQLKTQKKVGIITGNGELKDIYQYSFLSEVAKKYRLAKFTLDSVESNANKTLQDLTNLDLAIIAKPTIKFTDKEKFVLDQFITNGGKTLWMIDNVQADQDSLVNSGKILAYPRDLGLTNLLFSYGIRINTSLIKDLYSAKIPVATGQVANQPQFKNLDWFYHPLVNGNPNHTITKNVSPVRLQFANQIDTLKNNIKKTPLLVSSLLTQKVGTPKIIELQSIADEVIETDYKGGHQLFAVLLEGSFNSAYKNRVKPFKTSLLKEKSKPNKMIVISDGDIGKNQILKGQPYDLARDKWTNQQFGNKDFLLNTVDYLLDDAGLLKLRNKSLKIKMLDKQKAYKERTFWQFLNLILPLILLFAFGLTFNFLRKRKYS from the coding sequence ATGAATAAATCTATAAAAAACATATCGATTGTAATTGTTTTATTGATAAGCATCAACCTACTAAATCAGTCTTTTTATAAAAGATTTGATATTACAAAAGACAAAAGATACACTTTATCTGAAACCACTAAAAGCAGTATTGCTAAGGTTGATAAAAACTTATTTATAACGGTTTATCTAGAAGGAGATTTTCCATCAGAATTTAAACGATTACAAGTAGAAACTCAACAATATTTAGAAGAATTGTCTTCGGAAAATTCGAGAATTAAAATCAATTTCGAAAATCCAGACAATCAAAGAGAAGCCTTGATAAAAAAAGGTATGATGCCTAGTCAACTAACGGTAGAAGAAGATGGTAAAATGTCGGAAGCTATTATTTTTCCGTGGGCAGAAGTTAGTTTGGGCTCTAAGTCTACCGTTGTATCATTATTACCAAACGCCATTGTAGCATCACAAGAAGAACAATTGCAAAAAGCTATTGAAAATTTAGAATATAGTTTTACAAATGCCATACATACTATTCAATTAAAAACACAGAAAAAAGTAGGTATAATTACTGGTAACGGAGAATTAAAAGATATTTATCAGTATAGTTTTTTAAGTGAGGTTGCAAAAAAATACCGATTAGCAAAATTCACTTTAGATTCTGTAGAAAGTAATGCTAACAAAACTTTACAAGATTTAACTAATTTAGATTTGGCAATAATTGCAAAACCTACAATAAAATTTACAGATAAAGAAAAGTTTGTTTTAGATCAGTTTATTACCAACGGAGGTAAAACTTTATGGATGATTGATAATGTGCAAGCAGATCAAGATAGTTTGGTTAATTCGGGTAAAATACTAGCGTATCCAAGAGATTTAGGTCTTACAAACTTATTGTTTTCTTACGGAATTCGAATAAACACAAGTTTGATAAAAGATTTATACTCGGCAAAAATACCGGTTGCTACAGGGCAAGTTGCAAATCAACCACAGTTTAAAAATTTAGATTGGTTTTACCATCCATTAGTTAACGGAAATCCGAATCACACAATTACCAAAAACGTTTCTCCGGTTAGATTACAATTTGCTAACCAAATAGACACTCTTAAAAACAACATAAAAAAAACACCTTTATTGGTTAGTTCTTTATTAACACAAAAAGTAGGAACTCCTAAAATTATAGAATTGCAATCTATTGCTGATGAAGTTATAGAAACAGATTATAAAGGAGGTCATCAGTTATTTGCTGTTTTACTAGAAGGTTCTTTTAATTCGGCATACAAAAACAGAGTAAAACCTTTTAAAACATCACTCTTAAAAGAGAAATCTAAACCAAATAAAATGATTGTAATTTCTGATGGAGATATTGGTAAAAATCAAATTTTGAAAGGACAACCTTACGATTTGGCTAGAGATAAATGGACCAATCAGCAATTTGGCAACAAAGATTTCTTATTAAATACTGTAGATTATTTATTAGATGACGCAGGTTTGTTAAAATTAAGAAACAAAAGCTTAAAAATTAAAATGTTAGACAAACAAAAAGCTTATAAAGAAAGAACTTTTTGGCAATTTTTAAACCTAATATTACCTTTAATTTTATTGTTTGCTTTTGGTCTTACCTTTAATTTCCTAAGAAAAAGGAAATACAGTTAA
- the gldF gene encoding gliding motility-associated ABC transporter permease subunit GldF produces MIAILKKEFNSFFSSPIAYLVIGVFLLINGLFLWVFKDDFNILNAGFADLNPFFYLAPWVFLFLIPAITMKSFADEFSNGTIELLKTKPISNWQIVLGKFSASLILVIIAILPTLTYVYTVYQLGSSVGNLDVGATIGSYIGLLLLAATYTAIGLFTSTISKNQIVAFILGVLITFLLFYGFDAISVSLDNNYVIKKLGINEHYKSISRGVIDTRDIIYFLSITFFFLFITKTHLENE; encoded by the coding sequence ATGATTGCAATACTAAAAAAAGAATTCAATTCGTTTTTTTCGAGTCCGATAGCATATTTGGTTATCGGCGTCTTTTTATTAATTAACGGCTTATTTTTGTGGGTTTTTAAAGACGATTTTAATATTTTAAATGCTGGTTTTGCAGATTTAAATCCGTTTTTTTATTTAGCTCCTTGGGTATTTTTATTTCTAATTCCTGCAATTACCATGAAAAGTTTTGCTGATGAATTTAGCAATGGCACCATAGAACTATTAAAAACGAAACCAATTTCTAATTGGCAAATAGTATTAGGTAAATTTTCTGCTTCTTTAATTTTAGTAATTATAGCTATTTTACCAACATTAACTTATGTATACACAGTGTACCAATTAGGCAGTTCTGTTGGCAATTTAGATGTTGGTGCAACCATTGGTTCTTACATCGGCTTGTTGCTTTTAGCAGCAACCTATACTGCAATTGGCCTGTTTACATCTACCATATCAAAAAACCAAATAGTTGCATTTATATTAGGTGTTTTAATCACTTTTTTACTTTTTTATGGTTTTGATGCCATTTCAGTTTCTTTAGACAACAATTATGTTATTAAGAAATTAGGTATTAACGAACACTATAAAAGTATATCTAGAGGCGTTATAGATACTAGAGATATTATTTACTTTTTAAGCATTACATTTTTCTTTTTATTCATTACAAAAACGCATTTAGAAAATGAATAA
- a CDS encoding putative quinol monooxygenase: MFVRIVKMSFHQKHIPTFLSIFEEKKEFIRGSKGCQLLELYQDKNNPDIFFTYSYWNEEQDLENYRNSALFKDVWAKTKVFFNDKPAAWSVDKKVSLQ; this comes from the coding sequence ATGTTTGTAAGAATTGTAAAGATGAGTTTTCATCAGAAACACATACCTACTTTTTTATCAATTTTTGAAGAAAAAAAAGAATTTATAAGAGGTTCTAAAGGTTGCCAATTATTAGAATTATATCAAGATAAAAACAACCCAGATATCTTTTTTACATATTCTTATTGGAACGAAGAACAAGATTTAGAAAACTACAGAAACTCGGCACTTTTTAAGGATGTTTGGGCAAAAACAAAAGTTTTTTTTAACGATAAACCTGCTGCTTGGAGTGTCGACAAAAAAGTTAGCTTACAATAA
- a CDS encoding NAD(P)H-binding protein, producing MKNVSILGCGWLGKPLAVSFLEEGYFVKGSTTSEEKITDLEALDIESYIVNISEFEEFDTFLNTDILIIAITSKDIDGFENLISQIQNSSVQKVIFISSTSVYDSLNKVVTEEDAVLNTPLTAIENLFRENNFFETTIIRFAGLFGGERHPSNWFKNDKKIPQPKGFVNMIHREDCIEIMHEIVAQNCWNTTFNACSNHHPTRREFYTIAKLSRDFETPEFENNDVYKWKIISSEKLQKTLDYTFIHDDLLSI from the coding sequence CTTTTTTAGAGGAAGGATATTTTGTAAAAGGATCTACAACATCCGAAGAAAAAATAACAGATTTAGAGGCTTTAGATATAGAGTCTTATATCGTAAATATTTCTGAATTTGAAGAGTTTGATACTTTTTTAAATACCGATATTTTAATTATTGCAATTACCTCAAAAGATATTGATGGTTTCGAAAATTTGATATCTCAGATTCAAAATTCTAGTGTTCAAAAAGTGATTTTTATAAGTTCTACTTCTGTTTATGACAGTTTAAATAAAGTGGTTACAGAAGAAGATGCAGTGTTAAATACACCGCTAACAGCTATCGAAAATTTATTTAGAGAAAATAATTTTTTCGAAACAACTATAATTCGTTTTGCTGGTTTATTTGGTGGCGAAAGACATCCTTCTAATTGGTTTAAAAACGATAAAAAAATTCCGCAGCCAAAAGGTTTTGTAAATATGATTCATAGAGAAGATTGTATAGAAATTATGCATGAAATTGTAGCTCAAAATTGTTGGAATACTACTTTTAATGCGTGCTCTAATCATCATCCTACAAGAAGAGAATTTTATACAATTGCCAAATTAAGTAGAGATTTTGAAACGCCAGAATTTGAAAATAATGATGTCTATAAATGGAAAATTATTTCGTCAGAAAAACTACAAAAAACTTTAGATTATACTTTTATTCACGACGATTTATTATCCATATAA
- a CDS encoding GNAT family N-acetyltransferase, with amino-acid sequence MSFNFTEYPILKTERLILRKATDLDIAVVLELRSSEEINKFVGTKRIQNLEEASAFINSCNSLYDQHKRIFWLIEFQNQVIGSIVLHNISKVGAYAEIGYKLKPNFQQKGIMTEALQKVITFGFDKLALTTIEAFTHKNNIASIALLEKNGFVFLPKRKCITFNYNRIFKIRK; translated from the coding sequence ATGAGTTTTAACTTCACTGAATATCCGATTTTAAAAACCGAAAGATTAATTTTAAGAAAAGCAACCGATTTAGATATTGCCGTTGTTTTAGAATTAAGATCTAGTGAAGAAATTAATAAGTTTGTAGGTACAAAAAGAATTCAGAATTTAGAAGAAGCATCTGCATTTATAAACTCTTGTAATTCTTTATATGATCAGCATAAAAGAATCTTTTGGTTAATTGAGTTTCAAAATCAAGTAATAGGCAGTATTGTGTTACATAACATTTCTAAAGTTGGTGCATACGCAGAAATCGGCTATAAACTAAAGCCAAACTTTCAGCAAAAAGGAATTATGACTGAAGCTTTGCAAAAAGTAATTACCTTTGGATTTGATAAATTAGCATTAACAACCATAGAAGCTTTTACGCATAAAAATAATATTGCTTCGATAGCGTTATTAGAAAAAAATGGTTTTGTTTTTTTACCAAAAAGAAAATGTATCACATTTAATTACAATAGAATCTTTAAAATTAGAAAGTAA